In Papaver somniferum cultivar HN1 chromosome 1, ASM357369v1, whole genome shotgun sequence, a genomic segment contains:
- the LOC113357057 gene encoding RNA-binding protein cabeza-like: MGIISGNIASVVVDDDNNRGGGRGGGEGGYQICVLLEEDDGGDGGGGEGRYHIYNDSGGDGDEGGSNDEIKSVLKIVVVMVIVVLVEILCAGGVGDAGEVRTMNFDDGDCVGSGWNDELNLLLTPNIDGGGGGGGGGNNNNGGGVWRWWNIIGGCI; the protein is encoded by the exons atgggAATTAT ATCTGGAAACATTGCGTCAGTTGTTGTTGATGACGATAATAATAGAGGTGGAGGTCGTGGCGGTGGTGAAGGAGGATATCAAATCTGTGTTTTattagaagaagatgatggtggtgatggtggtggtggtgaaggaagatACCATATCTACAATGATAGTGGTGGCGACGGCGATGAAGGAG GTTCGaatgatgaaataaaatcagTCTTGAAGATAGTGGTGGTTATGGTTATTGTGGTGTTGGTGGAAATTCTGTGTGCTGGTGGTGTTGGTGATGCTGGTGAGGTTAGAACAATGAATTTTGATGATGGAGATTGTGTTGGTTCTGGTTGGAATGATGAATTAAATTTG ttgttgacacCTAATATTGatggcggcggcggcggtggtggtggcggcaacaacaacaatggtggTGGTGTGTGGCGGTGGTGGAATATTATTGGTGGTTGTATTTAG